The sequence ATCACATCAGGGATGTTGGTTGCTGGAGACCGACTTCCGGCCGTTTTAGGTACAGCCGCTCCTCAACGCAACGGTGCCGAGTTGAAAACCACCGGATTTGAACTGAGCCTGAAATGGAGCGATCAGGTTGGCTCAACTCACCCGCTGCGGTACGACTTTGGCGTCGTGCTGTCCAATTATCAGGCAGTTATCTCAAAGTTTGACAACAACCCAAGCCTGCTGATCAACAACTATTATGTGGGTCAGAAAGTAGGCGAAATCTGGGGGTTTGAATCGACAGGTCTGTTTCAGGCTAATGGTGAAGTGTCGGCTGCCGCCAATCAGGACCAGCTTGGCAACTCAGGCAAATGGGGAGCGGGTGATGTCCATTACGCTGATTTAAATGGTGATAAAATCATTACCCGAGGAGCCAATACCGTAAACAATCCGGGCGACCAGCGCATTATCGGCAACACGACACCTAAGTATCAGTATGGTATAACGGGGAATTTTACCTGGCACAATTTCAATTTGAACCTACTGCTGCAAGGCGTTGGCAAGCGGGACTTTGTTCCCCAGGGTAATTATTTCTGGGGTGCCATCAATAGTGGAGCGGCTGTCGGCACGAAGGAAGTGTACCGAAATTCCTGGTCGTCAGCAAATCCGGATGCCTATTACCCCATATACCGTTCCAATTCTACCTACAACATATTGCCCCAAACCCGCTACCTGCAAAGCTCGGCTTATCTGCGCCTGAAAAATATTTCACTGGGCTATTCAATACCCCAAACGCTACTTCAGAAGATAAAACTGTCGCAGGCTCGTATATACGTAACCGGACAAAATATTTGGGAATGGACGAAGCTGAAAGGAAATTTCGACCCCGAGGTGACCGGAAGCGGGGCCGGAACCGGTGATGTGGGGGTATTTTATCCGTTGCAGCGAGTGGTATCGTTTGGTGTTCAACTGTCTCTATAAGGTGCTCCTTCTCATGAAAAAATACGTCTCAAGGCTTCTGCTGGCCACCATTGTGTTGTTATCCTCATCCTGTTCAGATAATTTTCTGGACCTTACTCCCACCGATTCGCTCGGAGAGAATAACTTCTGGCACAATGAAAATGAATTGAAACAGTATGCCAACGACCTCTATCGCACCTTTGTGGGACATGCCACTGGCACATCTCCAAGCCCATTGATTTTAGGCGATAGTCAGAGCGACAATATGGTTCCCCTAAATTTTGACCTGGTCGCTGCGGGCAAAAATATAGTCCCAGCATCAGGTGGTGGCTGGGACTGGAGTGTAATTAGAACCTGTAACTATTTTCTGACCCGATACAATCGAACGCCGATAAGTCAGGATATCAAAGACAGGTATGCCGGTGAAGTCCGCTTTTTTAAAGCAAAGGATTACTTCGAAAAGGTGACAAGTTTTGGTGATGTACCCTGGCTTTCTAAAGATTTAGCGACCAATTCCGCTGAGTTATACGCCCCCCGCGACAGCCGGGTTCTCGTTATGGATTCGTTACTGGCCACCATCAATACCGCTATTGCCAACCTGCCACCAAGAAGCATCGCTGAGTCAGGGCGCATCAATAAAGATGTAGCTCTGCTGCTTAAAGCGCGGATCTGTCTTTACGAAGGAACGTTCAGAAAGTACCGCAACCTGGCTGGCAGCGAAAAATTTCTACAGGAGGCAGTAGCTGCCTCGGGCCAGCTCATGGCTGAAAAAGGGTATCAATTAAACGCCACGGGGAATCCCAATGCCGACTATGCAGCACTTTTCAACTCGCTCGATTTGAGTACGAACAAAGAGATAATGTTCTACCGGGCCTACATGACTGGTCTTAGTGGTACGGCTACTTCCTGGAATGTTCAATTGAACAATTTCAACACCAGTGTCTCGAAATCATTGATTGAGTCGTATTTAGCGATCGACGGGAAGCCAATATCGCAGAGTCTGTTGTATCTGGGTGATGACAGTGTTCAGGTTGAAATGAAAAATCGAGACCCCCGGCTGACGCAAACGGTCGTTTATCCGGGAACGGGTATCCAGGCGGGTTTCGGGGGGGCCGCGATTCCGGGTTCGGGCTTTAGCGGAGTGGGTATAGTCCCTTCCGGCTATCAGTTGCAGAAGTATTGGGTAGCTGACCAGGCCGAATTTGTCCGCATTCAAAATGGGCTACTTGATGCACCGATTTATCGCTTTGCTGAGGTGCTGCTCATCAACGCCGAGGCCAACGCAGAACTGGGCTTAGCGACTCAGACAACAATCGACAATACGATTAATCTGCTGAGAAAAAGGGTGGGCATGCCGAACATGATTATAAGTCAGTTAGTCAAAGACAAGCGGTCTGATTTCCCGGACATCCCCGTATTGATCGATGAAATAAGACGGGAGCGCCGGGTTGAACTGGCTATTGAAGGATTAAGATTCGATGATCTGGTTCGCTGGAAGGCTGGTAAACTCCTGAATAACCCTGTACTTGGGATGAAGTTCGTTCAGAGACACTATCCAAAAGCGGTGGTGGGCAAATCCATTTTTCTTAACGACAAAGGGTACATTTTACCTTATGCCACCTCATTGCCCACCGGCCGCACCTTCGACGAGGCTAAAAACTATTTCCTGCCCCTACCCCTCGATGAACTTACGCTTAATCCCAATTTGAAACAAAATCCCGGTTGGTAATTTATCCCACCTTACTTTTTTATGGCTTCGAAACCAAACTTTCTTAAACTATACTGCCAGATACCTTTACTGGGGGCGCTGTCCCTGGTTATTTGGGGAGGAATTTCTAAAAATACCCTTGATCCTCCTTCACCAAAACCAAA comes from Spirosoma aureum and encodes:
- a CDS encoding RagB/SusD family nutrient uptake outer membrane protein; the encoded protein is MKKYVSRLLLATIVLLSSSCSDNFLDLTPTDSLGENNFWHNENELKQYANDLYRTFVGHATGTSPSPLILGDSQSDNMVPLNFDLVAAGKNIVPASGGGWDWSVIRTCNYFLTRYNRTPISQDIKDRYAGEVRFFKAKDYFEKVTSFGDVPWLSKDLATNSAELYAPRDSRVLVMDSLLATINTAIANLPPRSIAESGRINKDVALLLKARICLYEGTFRKYRNLAGSEKFLQEAVAASGQLMAEKGYQLNATGNPNADYAALFNSLDLSTNKEIMFYRAYMTGLSGTATSWNVQLNNFNTSVSKSLIESYLAIDGKPISQSLLYLGDDSVQVEMKNRDPRLTQTVVYPGTGIQAGFGGAAIPGSGFSGVGIVPSGYQLQKYWVADQAEFVRIQNGLLDAPIYRFAEVLLINAEANAELGLATQTTIDNTINLLRKRVGMPNMIISQLVKDKRSDFPDIPVLIDEIRRERRVELAIEGLRFDDLVRWKAGKLLNNPVLGMKFVQRHYPKAVVGKSIFLNDKGYILPYATSLPTGRTFDEAKNYFLPLPLDELTLNPNLKQNPGW